Part of the Vigna angularis cultivar LongXiaoDou No.4 chromosome 1, ASM1680809v1, whole genome shotgun sequence genome, atacaaatcaccattatttaataaaaatactttaaatgtTCAtagtataaatattgatttggGAATACAGAGGCTGTAAAttaattcagttttttttaatttaaattgaagcATAAGTAATTATatcttgaaacaaaaataataatgaattatgaTACTTAAGTTGCTACATAATGTCTTAGTTGGTAAATATTTAGGTTAAAGACAAACTTTTTAAAGATAGTGCCCTTTaatacactaaaaaaaattatcaatctaaatataaaatacttaaaataatagaCACGAAATTCTAATGAGTTACGGAATCACATTTGTTAACAAATTGAGAaagataatatgttttaaaaatatattcttaaaatcatatatattacttatacatgataaaacaaaatttatgaaGTAATTTCGAGTGTCAATGGTTGAAAttgattgaattgaatttaaCTTTACTATTTTAGGTGGATTGAAATGTTAAATGACTATATAGAATTAAGATTATGAACTATGCAATTAGACATGTGTGATCTGGTAACCTAATTTGTTGCTATTTTTCATAATGTATGAGATAATCACTCTAAAGGAACAAAAATGATATGGTTAAGAGtcattatttaatgtttattcttttgaacttttattttataataaaaaatattatatttttaacatgataacgataatttttactattattttagttatcttttattaacaaaatcaactattttctaaattttaacttttttaattttcaattttattttatttttgtacatATATTTAGGTTACACTGGTATAACTATAATCCTAATCTCATTATATTATATCATGTGTAATTTTGCCAACTAGAGTCATTTGATGCAAATGCTGagtcatttgatacaaatgctcAAGGAGTTATCATGTTGGATGTTATTCAGAAACGTTGGACACCAGTTTTGACAGATGACTCATTTTCCTAATTTTAAACAAGTTGGACATCGCTTTATATCGACGTGGTAAGTTAGCTCTATTTTTTCATGTTTGCTCGAGAGAAACACATCTTTGGCAGTTTGGgatacaaaaaaaatacatttatgcAAGCTTGTGGAAACaatcatttcttcttcttttgtattttattttggaaGCTTAGGGTCTTCATAACAATAAAGAGCTAAATCTATTTTGTTGGGTTCTACGAGATAATGGAAAGCTAAACACATTTTTGTTGGAAGtaaatgtttgtttgtttggtgGTGTGTGTGGGGAGGTGTTGAGGACGACGAGGACGAGGACAATCACAACGAGAACGACAACAACGACGATGATGACTACAACAATAACGATGACGACTATAACAACCACGACAATGACAACAACAAAGACAACGACGACCACGACGATTACCGAAAGTGTGTGTGTCTCTCTCTTTGTGTGTATGTTTGTGCTTGTGGGCAGGTAAGTGCATAAGTAAGGGGTTCGTGTGTGTAATATTTTTGtgtgtataatatttatatgtgtGTGTAATATTTCCAATTACTACATGTATGACTTGATCCTTTACTAAAAAGTTAACACAACATTTACACAAGAGTTTAATGATACACTAatatcaaataagaaaaaaactaCCATTTgtacaaatttatttatcaaattatcataacgtgtaattttttttaaagtacaTTGGTAAATAAGTCGTCCACGTAGAACactaattcatttttttttttgtaagttcATTAGTATGTAAGTCAATTTGAAATTAGAATCAAAATTATATAGAAGTCGTAGTTGATAATTAAGATTTTGGTGGTGTTGTCAAAGTGATGTAGAAGAGACATAACTTTGATTAAATTAAGCATTTATAAATTTCAAGCATGTATTAATTATACAAAAGTAGTACATATAAAGCACaaagtattttagttttttatttaaattgacaTTGATTGAATAGCATGACTTAATTGTTTTTATGTTGAAATTGAAGTTCCATATAAGTGACATtacttttttaccttttttttcagTCATACAATGACACGAGTTGTATGCAAAATTTCCTAAAACAAAAGCTgtgtttcatataaaaaaattatgtttttctttattcttttttgttgTACATGAATATGTGTGAAGTTGTATAAAACTTCTACATGTTCTTCGACAAGTGACAttactttttacctttttttttcgaCACGAGTTGTattcaaattttcctaaaacaAAAGCTTTGCTTcatatcataatttttgtttatgttttccTTTATTCTTTTCTGTTGCACATGAATGTGTGGAGTTGTATAAAACTACATGTTCCTAGTAATCATAGAGTTTTATAATCATCAAATTCATGTCACAATTTAAACAGTATTAGAGGTCTAATTAACATCATCAAAGTTACAATCATTTCGCATTAAGAATGTTTTCATCACCCCAATCCAACATATCACACATTTATTAATACTATAATTCTTCTCTTCCTCAAACTCGCTTATAAACGAGAACAAGATGAATCTCTTTCACTAAAGACCGAAGTAGATTGTCCCCAACTCACTAATTTGGCCTCTCAACAAAatctgatttatttttttccatcACTGTTACTATCGTAACTTTCATTCAATTGTCTGTTCCTCACAAAACGCATGCAAATATCAATAACtcactaaattaaaacaattatatttaaattaacgaCAAAACTAAAACTTCcctaaaacattatataaaagtaTCCAAAATCCGATTAAAAACTCTGCGAAACACAAAAAGCAGAGAGTACTATCAACACATTTcgataaaatataaagaaagggGAAAAGGGATTGAAATCAACGGTAGGATTTCTGGAACCTGGCGCGAGCACCGCGACCACCGAACTTCTTGGGCTCGCAGCGGCGAGGATCGGCAACGAGGAGTGTGCGGTCGTACCTGACGAGGATGTCTTTGATCTCCTTCTTGGACTGCTCATCGACGTACTTCTGGTAATAGGCGACGAGAGCCTTGGCGATGCTCTGACGGATGGCGTAGATCTGGGAGGTATGTCCACCACCCTTGACACGGATGCGCATGTCAACGCCGGCGAAACGGTGGCGGCCGAGGAGGAGGATGGGCTCGAAAGCCTTGAAGCGGAGGATCTCCGGCTCCACAAGCTCAATAGGACATCCATTGATCTTGATAAGACCGCGGCCGCGCTTGCAGTAGGTGACTGCCACCGCCGTCTTCTTACGGCCGAAGCACTGGACCTGCTCTAATGCTGGTGGTGTCTGCGCCATCTTAGCACTTAGGGTTTGGTTTTCTCTCACTGCGCCTCACTCAGGAAACCTATCTGTGATTCCTAATGTTTATGGCTTTATATATTCATCTACGGATTAGGGCTTTTGAGACTGCGGAAATACCCTCGTTGCCCCCTTCCACACTATctcattataaaagaaattaaataaatatattaataggtCA contains:
- the LOC108323395 gene encoding 40S ribosomal protein S16, with protein sequence MAQTPPALEQVQCFGRKKTAVAVTYCKRGRGLIKINGCPIELVEPEILRFKAFEPILLLGRHRFAGVDMRIRVKGGGHTSQIYAIRQSIAKALVAYYQKYVDEQSKKEIKDILVRYDRTLLVADPRRCEPKKFGGRGARARFQKSYR